One segment of Mobula birostris isolate sMobBir1 chromosome 29, sMobBir1.hap1, whole genome shotgun sequence DNA contains the following:
- the ufc1 gene encoding ubiquitin-fold modifier-conjugating enzyme 1 produces the protein MADEATRRVLSGIPLLRTNAGPRDGERWRERLKEEYQALIKYVENNKQADNDWFRLESNKDGTRWFGKCWYIHELLKYEFDIEFDIPVTYPTTAPEIAVPELDGKTAKMYRGGKICLTDHFKPLWARNVPKFGLGHLMALGLGPWLAVEIPDLIAKGLVQHKTAMDKA, from the exons ATGGCGGACGAGGCGACACGCCGGGTCTTGAGTGGGATCCCGTTGCTGCGGACCAACGCGGGCCCACGAGACGGCGAACGTTGGCGGGAGCGGCTGAAGGAGGAGTATCAGGCTCTGATTAAG TACGTGGAAAACAACAAGCAGGCCGACAACGACTGGTTCAGACTAGAGTCCAACAAAGATGGGACAAG GTGGTTCGGCAAATGTTGGTACATCCATGAGCTGCTGAAGTACGAATTCGACATTGAGTTCGAT attCCCGTCACGTACCCCACGACGGCTCCTGAGATCGCCGTCCCAGAGCTGGATGGCAAGACGGCCAAAATGTACAG AGGGGGGAAGATTTGTCTGACGGACCACTTCAAGCCACTATGGGCGCGCAATGTGCCGAAGTTCGGGCTGGGGCACCTGATGGCCCTTGGG ttAGGACCGTGGCTGGCTGTGGAAATTCCTGATCTAATTGCCAAAGGGCTCGTCCAGCACAAGACAGCAATGGACAAGGCGTAG